In Streptomyces sp. SN-593, a single genomic region encodes these proteins:
- a CDS encoding acyl-CoA carboxylase subunit beta — protein MSASREAGFDERRAVMLERLAEVTEAHAQALAGGGPKYVERHRTRGKLTARERIELLLDPDTPFLELSPLAGWGSNYATGASLVTGIGVVEGVECLISANDPTVRGGSSNPWTLRKALRADEIALANRLPVISLVESGGADLPSQKEIFIPGGALFRDLTRLSAAGIPTVAVVFGNSTAGGAYVPGMSDHVIMVKERSKVFLGGPPLVKMATGEESDDESLGGADMHARVSGLADYFALDEPDALRTARRVVARFNWRKLGPDPRPDPRPPLFDEEELLGIVPGDLRTPFDPREVVVRVVDGSRFDEFKPLYGPSLATGWAEVHGYPVGILANAQGVLFSAESQKAAQFIQLANQRDVPLLFLHNTTGYMVGREYEQGGIIKHGAMMINAVSNSRVPHISVLMGASYGAGHYGMCGRAYDPRFLFSWPSAKSAVMGPAQLAGVLSIVARQSAAAKGLPYDEDADAALRSMVEQQIEAESLPMFLSGRLYDDGVIDPRDTRTVLAVCLSALHNAPVEGARGGFGVFRM, from the coding sequence ATGAGCGCGTCGCGGGAGGCCGGCTTCGACGAGCGGCGGGCGGTGATGCTGGAGCGGCTGGCGGAGGTCACGGAGGCGCACGCGCAGGCGCTGGCCGGAGGCGGACCGAAGTACGTCGAACGGCACCGCACACGCGGCAAGTTGACCGCGCGCGAGCGGATCGAGCTGCTGCTCGACCCCGACACTCCGTTCCTGGAGCTGTCGCCGCTGGCCGGCTGGGGCAGCAACTACGCCACCGGGGCCTCGCTGGTCACCGGGATCGGCGTGGTCGAGGGCGTGGAGTGCCTGATCAGTGCGAACGACCCGACGGTGCGCGGCGGTTCGAGCAACCCGTGGACGCTGCGCAAGGCGCTGCGCGCCGACGAGATCGCCCTGGCCAACCGGCTGCCGGTGATCAGCCTGGTGGAGTCGGGCGGCGCGGACCTGCCCAGCCAGAAGGAGATCTTCATCCCCGGGGGCGCCCTCTTCCGCGACCTGACCCGGCTGTCGGCGGCCGGCATCCCCACCGTGGCGGTGGTGTTCGGCAACTCCACGGCCGGCGGGGCGTACGTCCCGGGCATGTCCGACCACGTGATCATGGTCAAGGAACGCTCCAAGGTGTTCCTCGGCGGGCCGCCGCTGGTGAAGATGGCGACCGGTGAGGAGAGCGACGACGAGTCGTTGGGCGGGGCCGACATGCACGCCCGGGTCTCCGGACTCGCCGACTACTTCGCGCTGGACGAGCCCGACGCGCTGCGCACCGCCCGCCGGGTGGTCGCCCGGTTCAACTGGCGGAAGCTGGGCCCCGATCCACGCCCCGACCCGCGACCGCCGCTCTTCGACGAGGAGGAACTGCTCGGCATCGTCCCCGGCGACCTGCGCACCCCGTTCGACCCGCGCGAGGTGGTGGTCCGGGTGGTGGACGGCTCGCGGTTCGACGAGTTCAAACCGCTCTACGGGCCGAGCCTGGCCACCGGTTGGGCCGAGGTGCACGGCTATCCGGTCGGCATCCTCGCCAACGCCCAGGGCGTGCTGTTCAGTGCGGAGTCGCAGAAGGCAGCGCAGTTCATCCAGTTGGCGAACCAGCGGGACGTCCCGCTGCTCTTCCTGCACAACACCACCGGCTACATGGTCGGCCGGGAGTACGAACAGGGCGGCATCATCAAGCACGGCGCGATGATGATCAACGCCGTCTCGAACTCCCGCGTCCCGCACATCTCGGTGCTGATGGGCGCGAGTTACGGCGCCGGCCACTACGGCATGTGCGGCCGCGCCTACGACCCGCGTTTCCTCTTCTCGTGGCCGAGCGCGAAGTCCGCGGTCATGGGGCCCGCGCAGCTCGCCGGAGTGCTGTCGATCGTCGCCCGCCAGTCGGCCGCCGCGAAGGGCCTGCCGTACGACGAAGACGCCGACGCGGCGCTGCGTTCCATGGTCGAGCAGCAGATCGAGGCCGAGTCGCTGCCGATGTTCCTGTCCGGCCGCCTCTACGACGACGGCGTGATCGACCCGCGGGACACCCGCACCGTGCTGGCCGTGTGCCTGTCCGCGCTCCACAACGCCCCGGTCGAGGGCGCGCGGGGCGGCTTCGGCGTCTTCAGGATGTGA
- a CDS encoding TIGR03084 family metal-binding protein: MVDPQAVRAVLEDLRAEGEALDALVAPLGARGWEADTPAEGWTVAHQVAHLAWTDGRALLAVLDPDRFTGELGGDLAELAASVDTGAAAGAAEPYPELLARWREGRTRLLDALAAAPPDARFPWYGPPMSTASVATGRLMETWAHGEDVADTFRVRREPTARLRHVVRIAVRARDYAFAVHGMAPPAEPFRVELVAPDGSSWTYGPPDAAQRVTGPALDFCLLAVRRRHRDDTAVRARGADADRWLSVAQAFAGPPGKPRAAANGGAA; the protein is encoded by the coding sequence GTGGTCGATCCGCAGGCAGTACGCGCCGTGTTGGAGGATCTGCGCGCGGAGGGCGAGGCGCTGGACGCGCTGGTCGCGCCGCTCGGGGCGCGGGGGTGGGAGGCGGACACACCCGCCGAGGGCTGGACCGTGGCGCACCAGGTCGCGCACCTGGCGTGGACGGACGGGCGCGCCCTGCTGGCGGTGCTGGACCCGGACCGGTTCACCGGGGAACTCGGCGGCGACCTGGCGGAGTTGGCCGCCTCGGTGGACACGGGCGCCGCGGCGGGTGCGGCGGAGCCGTACCCGGAGTTGCTGGCGCGCTGGCGGGAGGGCCGGACCCGGCTGCTGGACGCGCTGGCCGCCGCGCCCCCGGACGCGCGCTTCCCCTGGTACGGGCCGCCGATGAGCACCGCCTCGGTGGCCACGGGGCGACTGATGGAGACGTGGGCCCATGGCGAGGACGTGGCCGACACGTTCCGGGTGCGGCGGGAACCGACCGCCCGGCTGCGGCACGTCGTGCGCATCGCGGTACGGGCACGCGACTACGCCTTCGCGGTCCACGGGATGGCGCCGCCGGCGGAGCCGTTCCGGGTCGAACTGGTCGCCCCGGACGGCTCGTCGTGGACCTACGGACCGCCGGACGCGGCTCAGCGGGTGACCGGGCCCGCGCTGGACTTCTGCCTGCTGGCGGTCCGGCGGCGGCACCGCGACGACACGGCGGTGCGCGCGCGGGGAGCGGACGCGGACCGCTGGCTGTCGGTGGCACAGGCGTTCGCCGGGCCCCCCGGCAAGCCGCGGGCCGCGGCGAACGGCGGTGCGGCATGA
- a CDS encoding FG-GAP repeat domain-containing protein, which translates to MTARGLVLAAVGALVGVVAVQTTAHADAAPAVPVPTGLGTDPVPVGGAPGDGCGTAEPYGSIGLGGVTFGAVSTTTDGSLVQTEFSVTPGDGSPGYDYTGSNLVSGSRAQLNLPGDDFADGMTYTWRARAISGTGAVSDWSAPCHFVTDHTPPAAPVLTSTDFPSETSGIPGPVARTTGTVHVAVSGPGASDVVAARYALDAYPYSGSPAVPVGADGTADITITPTSWGPHTLWVETVDRTGNLSQETPYQFAVGTDPKPDAHGDVNGDGVADLLATTTDGTLHTLLGNGDGTLEPAVVHPDSPTTFSTGLIAQNGDGTNDGYQDLLWITPNNVLEQAANNGLGDFGRVTVVSRPGGYWDAATQLVQPGAGDGASWGGLMSVENGHLLLWPSHNGAIFDDPTDLGTGYDHLTVLTPGDLTGDGVSDLLIRDDSTGLLRVAPRAEDGTVLPTSDWQDVGTGFSKAKYPLLTVVGDANGDGFPDMYGVTAHGELDFVQGKAGGHFGKPVCLSVSGLDLSTVNALA; encoded by the coding sequence TTGACAGCACGCGGGCTGGTACTGGCCGCGGTAGGCGCGCTCGTGGGGGTCGTCGCGGTGCAGACGACGGCGCACGCCGATGCGGCACCGGCCGTACCGGTGCCGACCGGGTTGGGCACCGATCCGGTACCGGTGGGTGGGGCGCCGGGCGACGGGTGCGGTACCGCCGAGCCCTACGGCTCCATCGGGCTCGGCGGTGTCACGTTCGGTGCGGTCTCGACAACGACCGACGGTTCCCTGGTGCAGACGGAGTTCTCCGTGACGCCCGGCGACGGGTCGCCCGGGTACGACTACACGGGCAGCAACCTCGTCAGCGGGTCACGGGCCCAACTCAACCTGCCGGGAGACGACTTCGCCGACGGGATGACGTACACCTGGCGGGCGCGCGCGATCAGCGGCACCGGCGCGGTCTCGGACTGGTCCGCGCCGTGCCACTTCGTCACCGACCACACGCCGCCCGCGGCACCGGTCCTGACGTCGACCGACTTCCCGTCGGAGACTTCCGGCATCCCGGGTCCCGTGGCACGCACGACCGGCACGGTGCACGTCGCGGTGAGCGGGCCGGGGGCGTCCGACGTCGTCGCGGCGCGCTACGCGCTGGACGCGTACCCGTACTCCGGCAGCCCCGCGGTGCCGGTGGGGGCCGACGGCACCGCCGACATCACCATCACGCCCACGAGTTGGGGCCCGCACACGCTGTGGGTCGAGACGGTGGACCGGACGGGCAACCTGTCGCAGGAGACCCCTTACCAGTTCGCCGTGGGCACCGATCCGAAGCCCGACGCGCACGGCGACGTCAACGGCGACGGAGTCGCGGACCTGCTCGCGACCACCACGGACGGCACCCTGCACACGCTGCTCGGCAACGGCGACGGAACGCTCGAACCGGCGGTCGTGCACCCCGATTCGCCGACCACCTTCTCCACGGGGCTGATCGCGCAGAACGGCGACGGGACCAACGACGGCTACCAGGACCTCCTGTGGATCACCCCCAACAACGTGCTGGAGCAGGCCGCGAACAACGGGCTCGGCGACTTCGGCCGGGTGACCGTCGTCTCCCGGCCCGGCGGCTACTGGGACGCGGCCACCCAACTGGTGCAGCCAGGGGCAGGCGACGGCGCCTCGTGGGGCGGTCTGATGTCCGTCGAGAACGGCCACCTGTTGCTCTGGCCGAGCCACAACGGAGCGATCTTCGATGACCCGACCGACCTCGGCACGGGCTACGACCACCTGACCGTGCTGACGCCCGGCGACCTCACCGGCGACGGGGTGAGCGACCTGCTGATCCGCGACGACAGCACCGGTCTGCTGCGCGTCGCCCCGCGGGCCGAGGACGGCACCGTGCTGCCGACCTCCGACTGGCAGGACGTCGGGACCGGCTTCAGCAAGGCGAAGTACCCGCTGCTCACCGTCGTCGGCGACGCCAACGGCGACGGCTTTCCCGACATGTACGGCGTGACCGCTCACGGCGAGCTCGACTTCGTCCAGGGGAAGGCGGGGGGCCACTTCGGCAAGCCGGTGTGCCTCTCCGTCTCCGGCCTGGACCTCTCGACGGTCAACGCCCTGGCCTGA
- a CDS encoding HAD family hydrolase — MRVRGVLFDVDGTLFDYAAAEAAGLRAHLGAEPVAGLGSEGEALARWRALMVEEYGRFLAGEVDFAAQQRARVRRFLGRPGLSDAEASAWFGRYAARRDLAGTAFADAEPVLRRLAADHRLGVVSNAGTEGKRRKLAAVGLLPYLRGAFVCCDEYGAVKPAAGIFHAACAALGLPPEQVAYVGDDYTADALGARDAGLRSYWLCRGGQEPGSPSPAAGIHVLRTLHTLPAALAGPHPGPHPGPYPGTGENGAVRERGSG, encoded by the coding sequence GTGAGGGTGCGGGGAGTGCTCTTCGATGTGGACGGGACGCTGTTCGACTACGCGGCGGCCGAGGCGGCGGGGCTCCGGGCGCACCTCGGGGCGGAGCCGGTGGCGGGGCTCGGGTCGGAGGGGGAGGCGCTGGCGCGGTGGCGGGCGCTGATGGTGGAGGAGTACGGGCGGTTCCTGGCCGGGGAAGTGGACTTCGCGGCGCAGCAGCGGGCGCGGGTGCGGCGCTTCCTGGGGCGGCCCGGGCTGTCCGACGCGGAGGCGTCGGCGTGGTTCGGGCGGTACGCGGCACGGCGGGACCTGGCCGGGACGGCCTTCGCGGACGCCGAACCGGTGCTGCGCCGGCTCGCCGCGGACCACCGGCTCGGGGTGGTGTCGAACGCGGGCACCGAGGGCAAGCGCCGCAAGCTCGCCGCGGTCGGCCTGCTGCCCTACCTGCGCGGGGCGTTCGTCTGCTGCGACGAGTACGGCGCCGTCAAGCCCGCCGCCGGGATCTTCCACGCCGCCTGCGCCGCGCTGGGCCTGCCGCCCGAGCAGGTCGCGTACGTCGGTGACGACTACACCGCGGACGCGCTGGGCGCGCGCGACGCGGGCCTGCGGTCGTACTGGCTGTGCCGCGGCGGGCAGGAGCCGGGCAGCCCCAGCCCTGCGGCCGGCATCCACGTCCTGCGCACCCTGCACACCCTCCCGGCGGCGCTGGCCGGCCCGCACCCCGGCCCGCACCCCGGCCCGTACCCCGGCACGGGCGAAAACGGCGCGGTGCGGGAGCGGGGGAGCGGGTAG
- a CDS encoding ABC-F family ATP-binding cassette domain-containing protein: protein MSATLVAKNLAAGHGDRALFSGLDLVVSGGDVVGLVGANGAGKSTLLRLLAGLGTAEEGTVRLSPSTANVGYLPQEPDRREGETVRAFLARRTGVAAAQTALDAATQALVDEAPGADDAYAESLDRWLDLGGADLDERAEEAAGSLGLGVDLDAQMRSLSGGQAARAGLASLLLSRYDVFLLDEPTNDLDLDGLERLEKFVSGLCAGTVLVSHDREFLARTVNRVVELDLAQQQVTAYGGGYAAYLEERETARRHAREEYEEYADTKAGLEARARMQRGWMDKGLRNAVRKQPDNDKIARKARTESSEKQAAKARQTDRMIERLEAVEEPRKEWELRMEIAAAPRSGAVVATLRQARVRRGAFTFGPVDLQIDWADRVAITGANGSGKSTLLAALLGRLPLDEGNASLGPGVVVGEVDQARGLFRGDAALLDAFRAPAPDLEPAEIRTLLAKFGLKAAHVLRPAATLSPGERTRAALALLQARGVNLLVLDEPTNHLDLPAIEQLESALASYEGTLLLVTHDRRMLGAVHTTRRIEVAEGRITER, encoded by the coding sequence ATGAGCGCGACACTTGTAGCGAAGAACCTCGCCGCCGGGCACGGCGACCGAGCACTGTTCAGCGGGCTCGACCTGGTGGTCTCCGGGGGCGACGTGGTCGGGCTGGTGGGCGCCAACGGCGCCGGAAAGTCCACGCTGCTGCGGCTGCTCGCCGGGCTCGGCACCGCCGAGGAGGGCACGGTGCGGCTCTCGCCGTCCACCGCGAACGTCGGGTACCTGCCGCAGGAGCCGGACCGCCGGGAGGGCGAGACCGTACGCGCCTTCCTGGCCCGCCGGACCGGGGTCGCCGCCGCGCAGACCGCGCTGGACGCGGCCACCCAGGCCCTTGTGGACGAGGCACCCGGCGCTGACGACGCGTACGCGGAGAGCCTCGACCGCTGGCTGGACCTGGGCGGCGCGGACCTGGACGAGCGGGCGGAGGAGGCCGCGGGCTCGCTCGGGCTCGGCGTGGACCTCGACGCCCAGATGCGCTCGCTGTCCGGCGGCCAGGCCGCCCGCGCCGGCCTCGCCTCGCTGCTGCTCAGCCGCTACGACGTGTTCCTGCTCGACGAGCCCACCAACGACCTGGACCTGGACGGCCTGGAGCGGCTGGAGAAGTTCGTCTCGGGCCTGTGCGCCGGCACCGTCCTGGTCAGCCACGACCGCGAGTTCCTGGCCCGCACCGTCAACCGCGTGGTCGAACTCGACCTCGCCCAGCAGCAGGTGACCGCCTACGGGGGCGGCTACGCGGCCTACCTGGAGGAGCGGGAGACCGCCCGCCGGCACGCCCGCGAGGAGTACGAGGAGTACGCCGACACGAAGGCGGGCCTGGAGGCGCGGGCCCGGATGCAGCGCGGCTGGATGGACAAGGGCCTGCGCAACGCCGTCCGCAAGCAGCCCGACAACGACAAGATCGCCCGCAAGGCCCGCACCGAGAGCAGCGAGAAGCAGGCCGCCAAGGCCCGCCAGACCGACCGGATGATCGAGCGGCTGGAGGCCGTGGAGGAGCCCCGCAAGGAGTGGGAGCTGCGGATGGAGATCGCCGCCGCGCCCCGCTCCGGCGCCGTGGTCGCCACGCTGCGGCAGGCCAGGGTCCGGCGCGGGGCCTTCACGTTCGGGCCGGTCGACCTCCAGATCGACTGGGCGGACCGGGTGGCGATCACCGGCGCCAACGGCTCCGGCAAGTCCACCCTGCTCGCCGCCCTCCTCGGCCGGCTGCCGCTGGACGAGGGGAACGCCTCGCTCGGCCCCGGCGTGGTGGTCGGCGAGGTCGACCAGGCCCGCGGGCTCTTCCGCGGCGACGCCGCCCTGCTCGACGCCTTCCGGGCGCCGGCGCCCGACCTCGAACCCGCCGAGATCCGCACCCTGCTCGCCAAGTTCGGGCTGAAGGCGGCGCACGTGCTGCGTCCGGCCGCCACGCTCTCCCCGGGGGAGCGCACCCGCGCCGCCCTGGCGCTGCTCCAGGCCCGCGGCGTGAACCTCCTGGTGCTGGACGAGCCCACCAACCACCTCGACCTGCCGGCGATCGAACAACTGGAGTCCGCGCTCGCCTCCTACGAGGGCACGCTGCTGCTCGTCACGCACGACCGCCGCATGCTGGGCGCGGTGCACACCACCCGCCGTATCGAGGTCGCCGAGGGCCGCATCACCGAGCGCTGA
- a CDS encoding aldo/keto reductase, whose product MAHSNGAGTDDVHGRNQVNDTGKAGGAGSAGDGGGLLPRRRLGTQGLEVGAIGLGTMGMTMAYGAGGDEEGGIATIRRAWELGVTLFDTAELYNTEDGSNERLLGRAVRDFRDEVVIATKFGFDLRDPEQYGVALDSRPAHIREVAENSLRHLGTDHIDVLYQHRVDPDVPIEDVAGTVGELIAEGKVRFFGLSEAGPEIIRRAHAVHPVSVLQTEYSLFERAVEADVLPVLRELGIGFVPYSPLGRGFLTGDWKPAAEYPADDMRSWDDRWQPGNYERNAAAVRELAALAEGRGITVTQLALAWLLAQGEDVVPIPGTRSARRVAENVAAGSVGLTGQDLSRIQEILPRGAAGSRYPEAMMPSW is encoded by the coding sequence ATGGCACACAGCAACGGGGCCGGCACGGACGACGTGCACGGCCGGAACCAGGTGAACGACACGGGCAAGGCCGGCGGCGCGGGCTCGGCGGGCGACGGCGGCGGGCTGCTGCCGCGGCGCCGGCTCGGCACGCAGGGCCTGGAGGTCGGCGCGATCGGGCTCGGCACCATGGGCATGACGATGGCGTACGGCGCGGGCGGCGACGAGGAGGGCGGCATCGCGACCATCCGCCGGGCGTGGGAGCTCGGCGTCACCCTCTTCGACACCGCGGAGCTGTACAACACCGAGGACGGCTCGAACGAGCGCCTGCTCGGCCGCGCGGTCCGGGACTTCCGCGACGAGGTGGTGATCGCCACGAAGTTCGGCTTCGACCTGCGGGACCCGGAGCAGTACGGGGTCGCGCTGGACAGCCGCCCCGCACACATCCGCGAGGTGGCCGAGAACAGCCTGCGCCACCTCGGCACCGACCACATCGACGTGCTCTACCAGCACCGTGTCGACCCGGACGTACCCATCGAGGACGTCGCCGGCACCGTCGGCGAGCTGATCGCGGAAGGCAAGGTGCGCTTCTTCGGCCTCAGCGAGGCGGGCCCGGAGATCATCCGGCGCGCGCACGCGGTGCATCCGGTCTCGGTGCTCCAGACCGAGTACTCGCTCTTCGAACGCGCCGTGGAGGCGGACGTGCTGCCGGTGCTGCGCGAGCTGGGCATCGGCTTCGTGCCGTACTCGCCGCTGGGACGCGGGTTCCTCACCGGCGACTGGAAGCCGGCCGCGGAGTACCCGGCGGACGACATGCGCAGTTGGGACGACCGCTGGCAGCCGGGCAACTACGAGCGGAACGCCGCGGCGGTGCGCGAGCTGGCGGCCCTGGCGGAGGGCAGGGGCATCACGGTGACGCAGCTCGCGCTGGCCTGGCTGCTGGCGCAGGGCGAGGACGTCGTGCCGATCCCCGGCACCCGCAGTGCCCGGCGGGTGGCCGAGAACGTGGCGGCCGGGAGCGTCGGGCTGACCGGGCAGGACCTCTCCCGGATCCAGGAGATCCTGCCGCGCGGCGCGGCCGGGTCGCGCTACCCGGAGGCGATGATGCCCTCCTGGTGA
- a CDS encoding AraC family transcriptional regulator — MDQLAAAIARHSDGTWHDAVVPRLTVVALDEPLPPSDLLYEPMICFIAEGAKHSTAGERSWGTRRGEMFLNSLVLPVTAVFESLPYRSAVMRLDGRVLADLLLELDGADGPPPPAAPAGPEGQISAPMTPEIVDAVTRWVRLLDTPEDIPALAPRVEAEILYRLLGSPLGPLLRRLTPADTAASRVRAAAAWICEHFREPLTVEAVAAVAHMSPATLHRHFKAATGMGPLRFQKHLRLQEARRRLLSGDSTAALVAEAVGYASATQFNREYRRHYGLPPARDAARLRARMSAPVRDPAGT, encoded by the coding sequence ATGGACCAGCTCGCGGCGGCGATCGCCCGGCACAGCGACGGCACCTGGCACGACGCCGTGGTGCCGCGCCTGACCGTCGTGGCCCTCGACGAACCCCTCCCGCCGTCGGACCTGCTCTACGAGCCGATGATCTGCTTCATCGCCGAGGGCGCCAAGCACTCCACCGCGGGGGAGCGCAGTTGGGGGACCCGGCGCGGCGAGATGTTCCTCAACTCGCTGGTCCTGCCGGTCACGGCCGTCTTCGAGAGCCTGCCGTACCGCTCCGCCGTGATGCGGCTGGACGGCCGGGTGCTCGCGGACCTGCTGCTGGAGCTGGACGGCGCCGACGGCCCCCCGCCCCCGGCCGCGCCCGCGGGCCCGGAGGGGCAGATCTCCGCGCCCATGACCCCGGAGATCGTGGACGCGGTCACCCGGTGGGTACGGCTCCTGGACACCCCCGAGGACATCCCCGCGCTCGCCCCCAGGGTCGAGGCGGAGATCCTCTACCGGCTGCTCGGCAGCCCGCTCGGCCCGTTGCTGCGCCGCCTCACCCCGGCCGACACGGCCGCCTCCCGCGTGCGCGCGGCCGCCGCGTGGATCTGCGAGCACTTCCGCGAACCGCTCACCGTCGAGGCGGTCGCCGCCGTCGCCCACATGAGCCCGGCCACGCTGCACCGGCACTTCAAGGCCGCGACCGGTATGGGCCCGCTGCGCTTCCAGAAGCACCTGCGGCTCCAGGAGGCCCGCCGCCGCCTGCTCTCGGGCGACAGCACCGCCGCCCTGGTCGCCGAGGCGGTCGGCTACGCCAGCGCCACCCAGTTCAACCGGGAGTACCGCCGGCACTACGGCCTGCCGCCCGCGCGGGACGCCGCCCGCCTCCGCGCGCGCATGTCGGCGCCGGTCCGGGACCCCGCGGGTACCTGA
- a CDS encoding S53 family peptidase: MQLSTGPFRRAIRRGTIAAVAAGALVTGGLYAATAATAAPATTTAASAAAPAANSNGTAATGPSAGKDTQHLCASPADGLMSCMALARTDVVHHLGITPDATPSGFGPTDLSSAYALPSGGSGQTVAIVDAQDDPNAEADLATYRSQYGLPACTTANGCFKKVNQTGGTSYPTADSGWAGEISLDLDMVSAVCPSCHILLVEATSASMTNLGTAVNEAVTLGAKYVSNSYGGGESSSDTSYDSSYFNHPGVAITVSSGDEGYGAEYPAASKYVTAVGGTALKRSTGTSRGWTESVWNTSSSEGTGSGCSAYDAKPTWQTDSGCSKRTIADVSAVADPATGLAVYDSYQASGWQVYGGTSASSPIIASVYALAGAPASGTTPASYPYAHTGSLNDVTSGSNGSCSGSYLCTAGTGYDGPTGLGTPNGTAAFTNGTSTGGNTVTVTNPGSQSTQTGAAVSLQISGSDSASGQTLTYSATGLPAGLSISSSGLISGTATTAGTYSVTVTAKDSTNASGSTSFTWTVSTTGGGGGCTASQLLTNPGFESGATGWTASSGVIDSSSDAPAHSGSYKAWFDGYGTTHTDTLSQSVTIPATCTSANLSFYVYISTDESGSTAYDKFTVAAGTTTLATYSNANASSGYVLKTINLSSQIGKTFTLKFTGSEDSSLATSFLLDDTAVNVS; encoded by the coding sequence CCGCGGGCGCGCTCGTGACCGGCGGCCTGTACGCCGCCACCGCCGCGACCGCGGCACCCGCCACCACCACCGCGGCCTCCGCCGCCGCACCCGCGGCGAACAGCAACGGCACCGCGGCCACCGGCCCTTCCGCCGGCAAGGACACCCAGCACCTGTGCGCGTCCCCGGCCGACGGCCTGATGTCGTGCATGGCGCTGGCCCGCACCGACGTCGTGCACCACCTCGGCATCACGCCGGACGCCACCCCGTCCGGCTTCGGCCCCACCGACCTGTCGAGCGCCTACGCCCTGCCGAGCGGCGGCTCCGGCCAGACCGTGGCCATCGTGGACGCCCAGGACGACCCGAACGCCGAGGCGGACCTGGCCACCTACCGGTCGCAGTACGGCCTGCCGGCCTGCACCACCGCCAACGGCTGCTTCAAGAAGGTCAACCAGACCGGCGGCACCAGCTACCCGACCGCCGACTCCGGCTGGGCCGGTGAGATCTCGCTCGACCTGGACATGGTCAGCGCGGTCTGCCCGTCGTGCCACATCCTGCTCGTCGAGGCGACCAGCGCGAGCATGACCAACCTGGGCACCGCGGTCAACGAGGCGGTGACCCTCGGCGCGAAGTACGTCTCCAACAGCTACGGCGGCGGCGAGTCCTCCTCGGACACCAGCTACGACTCGTCGTACTTCAACCACCCCGGCGTCGCCATCACCGTCAGCTCCGGTGACGAGGGCTACGGCGCGGAGTACCCGGCCGCGTCGAAGTACGTCACCGCGGTCGGCGGCACCGCGCTGAAGCGCTCCACCGGCACCAGCCGCGGCTGGACCGAGTCCGTGTGGAACACCTCCAGCAGCGAGGGCACCGGCTCGGGCTGCTCGGCCTACGACGCCAAGCCCACCTGGCAGACCGACTCCGGCTGCTCCAAGCGCACCATCGCCGACGTCTCCGCGGTCGCCGACCCGGCCACCGGCCTGGCGGTCTACGACTCCTACCAGGCCAGCGGCTGGCAGGTGTACGGCGGCACCAGCGCCTCGTCGCCGATCATCGCCTCGGTCTACGCGCTCGCCGGCGCCCCGGCCTCCGGCACCACCCCGGCGTCCTACCCGTACGCCCACACCGGCTCGCTCAACGACGTGACCAGCGGCTCCAACGGAAGCTGCAGCGGCAGCTACCTGTGCACCGCGGGCACCGGCTACGACGGCCCGACCGGCCTCGGCACGCCCAACGGCACGGCCGCCTTCACCAACGGCACCTCCACCGGCGGCAACACGGTGACGGTGACCAACCCGGGCAGCCAGAGCACCCAGACCGGCGCCGCGGTGAGCCTGCAGATCAGCGGCAGCGACTCCGCCTCCGGCCAGACCCTCACCTACAGCGCGACCGGCCTGCCGGCCGGCCTGTCGATCAGCTCCAGCGGCCTGATCTCGGGCACCGCGACCACCGCGGGCACCTACAGCGTCACGGTCACCGCCAAGGACAGCACCAACGCGTCGGGCTCGACCTCCTTCACCTGGACGGTGAGCACCACCGGCGGGGGCGGCGGCTGCACGGCCTCCCAGCTCCTGACCAACCCGGGCTTCGAGTCCGGCGCCACCGGGTGGACCGCGTCCTCCGGCGTCATCGACAGCAGCTCCGACGCCCCGGCGCACTCCGGCTCGTACAAGGCGTGGTTCGACGGGTACGGCACCACCCACACCGACACGCTCTCCCAGTCGGTGACGATCCCCGCCACCTGCACCAGCGCGAACCTGAGCTTCTACGTCTACATCAGCACCGACGAGTCGGGCTCGACCGCGTACGACAAGTTCACCGTCGCGGCCGGCACCACCACGCTCGCCACGTACTCCAACGCCAACGCGTCGAGCGGCTACGTCCTGAAGACGATCAACCTGTCGTCGCAGATCGGCAAGACCTTCACCCTGAAGTTCACCGGCTCCGAGGACTCCTCGCTCGCCACGTCGTTCCTGCTGGACGACACGGCGGTCAACGTGAGCTGA